The genomic segment ACGCGCAGGCACTGGAAGCCGATGGCGTTATCGCAATGGCCCCTTATATCGAGCCAATCGAAGACGAAGATGCGATGGTGCGCTATTATCAGGGAATAGACCGCGAAGTGGATATGCCAATCTTTATACAAAATCACCTGCGGGGCAGCGAGTTGTCCATCGACACAGTGGTGCGCTTGATCAATGAAGTAGAACACATAGAATACGTTAAGGAAGAGGTCTTCCCCCCAACGCACATGATTACGGGCTTAATCGAACAAGCAGGCCCAAAATTGAAAGGCGTATTTGGCGGAGCCAGTGGCCGCTATTTACTGCTCGAACATCCGCGCGGCGTAGCCGGACAAATGCCGGGCTGTCACATAACAGATGTCGTGGTGCGCCTGTGGAATGCCCTGGAAGCCGGAGATTTGAAAGAGGCAAAACGGGTATATGGCATCATGGCCCCCCTATTCGCGCTCGAGACAATAAAAGGCACAAATTATCCCGAAATACTGCGCCGCCGCCAGGTCATAAAAAGTTCGCACAGCCGTTTGACAACCCGTTTTCCAACTCAAGATGCGTACGATCACGCGGCACTCGACGATATTTTGCGGGACCTGGAACCGCTATTTACATGGAATGAAAAGCCACTGCTATACGGTCCCCCCGAATGGCTCAAAGATCAATGGACGGATTAAACCAGCCTTTGTAAATAATCGCTTATTCTCCAATTTGTGACACGGAAATTTCATGCATCTAAAATCATTGTCTCGATCGACAGTTTATTTTTTTCTCCTTTGGGGATCCATCTCAACCAGCATTGCTCAGGAAGTATCATTAGTATCTCAGGACACGACGGCTGCTGGTCGCTGGAGCCTTATAGCTGGCACTGCTTTTTTGCACGCCGGTGAACACCCCTACATAGATCGAGAAGGCAGCATGTGGTGGGGATACCAGGACAATGTCTTTGTGCTGAGGCAAAACCAGTTATCAAAGATAACCGTAGGGTGGCCTGTGAACGCGATAGTGCAAGATTCAACGGGGGCCATGTGGTTTTTTGGACATCACAGCGATTCGCTCATTGTCTCGCGCTACGACGGCATTATACGGGAGATAACGAAAACGCAAGTAAAGTGGAATTTGATTATGAGCCCTCCGGCAGTTGTAGATGGCAAAGGGCGATTTTGGATGCGTGCTCACCCCCTATATGAACGCAGATCAAGTGGCGGCTATGGTATCTTTGAGTACACCAATAACCGCTGGGTTCACCACACAACTGAAGCAGGACTCAGGGACGACCGTATTTACGACTTGACCGTAGATCAAAAAGGCCACCTCTGGGCTGCGACTTACAGAAGTGCCAGCCAATACCGAGACGGGCAATGGCACAATTATGGTCGGGGAGACGGTTTAAGCAATCAGAAAGTGTATCGAATTGCCATAGACAAAAATGGCGACATCTGGTGTACGCATGGCAATCGCGATGATATTTCCGTTTATGACGGTGATAAATGGCGCGTGATCAACACGGATTCCGGTATGCCCTTTGGGGAAGTGCGGGCAGCACTTTGTGCGCGAGATGGCACCTTCTGGTTTGGTGTACACTATGATGATATAACAGATCCAGAACAAAGCGGCCTGGTTCGTTTTGACGGTCAATCGTGGCTTGTGTTGACGGAGAGGGACGGACTACCGGGCAATCACGTTCTGAAAATTTCTGAACTACTGGATGGAAAGCTGTTATTACAGATTCGAAAACCAACATCGACGGTATTTGAGTCAGACACAACGCCGTTGCAAATTTCCGATCAAGCGCTTGCGATATTTGAACCCGATACAACGCAATGTGCGCGTGTTTCGGGATATGTTGAAAATCGAGATGGAATCGCTATAGATTCTGTCGCAGTATCTCTCACAACATCCAAAGGACATGTAAAAGCGAGCACTGTAACCAATGATCAGGGTTTTTACGAAATGAGGGTCTTGCCCGGCAAATACAGGGTTCAAGTGCCAGATGCCTGGGGTGGAAAACGCGACATAGTCGTGGCCCCTGGCGAGGTTGTCAGTGGCGTGGATATTCGTCCCTTTTGGTTTGCCAATTTGGAAACGCGCAATACCGTTTTTGGACTTGTGTTTTTGTTTTTTGTAGTCATGGTGCTCGTCGGCTTGCTCTATATCGTCATCCGCGCATTCGCCGTGCAACCGCTCAAAGTGCCCGAACTGAGTGAAGCACACAACCCCCTCCGTCTTCGTTTTCACGGAAATGGAAGCAGTCTATTTGGTATTTTTGTAATCAATGTGTTGTTTACACTTCTCACGCTCGGAGTGTATTATTTTTGGGGCAAGGCAAAAATTCGGCGTTATATGCACAGCCAAACAGAATTGCATAACAGTCGGTTCTCAAACCATACCACCGGCGGCGAACTCTGCATTGGCTGGATTAAAGCCATTATTTTAATCGTCACAATCGTATTAATTTCGGAAATACCCTCGTTTTTCTGGGAAGATATGACGCACGAGTGGATCACTATGCTCGCGTTTTACGGGCTTCTGCTTTTTGTATTTTTGCCTCTGGCCATCGTAGGGTCCTTGCGTTTCAGACTCAGCCGAACTTCTTATCAAGGCATCCGATTCTCCTTCAGGGGCAATAGCAAAACATTTTTCAAAATCTATTATATCGGGCTATTAAAAACAATATTCACCCTGGGGTTGTACTATCCCTATTTTGAAACGAAGATTCGCCTATTCTTGACCAGGAGCGTGCAATTTGGCACAGGGCGTTTTAAATTTTTCGGCACAGGGCGCAACCTATTCTGGTATTTTGTACTAAATTTGTTACTCACGCCTTTTACACTGGGTTTGTGCTGGTATTGGTACACGGCACTCAAGACGCGCTACTACTGGTCTTGCACAACATTCGAAGGCACTTCATTTCATTCGACTGTTGTCGGCAGTCGCCTTCTGTTGCTAAAGGTCGAAAATTTTATTTTACTCGTCATTTCCCTGGGCCTGGCATGGCCCTGGGTTGCGGTTCGCAATAACAGATTTTTGTGCGACTATCTCGTTTTGTCCGACCCACCGGATTTTTCCAGTATTGCCCAGGACTTTTCAGACGCCGGAGCAACGGGCGAAGGCTTGAGCGATTATCTGGATTTTGAATTTGAGTTTTAGAACTATGGCACGAGATACACACAGGTGGCACGCACACTTTTACGATGGGCAAACTGCACAGCCCCATACCGTGCAGATAGAAGTTTTAGCGAATGGCCTTGAGATAATATTTTCAGACCGTCCATCTGAAATTTGGACTTACGGAAGTTTTCGTCAGACCGAGGGCTTTCACAGCGGAGAATTGGTCCGGTTTGAAAAGAACGATACTTTTGGGCAAGCACTGGTAATAGACGACGTGCAAATCTTGGAGGTCATTCGAGAACGCAACCCCATTTCGGGCTTTCACAATCCCAGGCTTCGCCGTTACCGGGTCCCTCTTGTCGGTTTTTCTCTCGTTTCTAGTGTGTTTATTATCTGGCTGCTCTACGGCCATATTCTGCCCGTATTCATCGACGGCATCGCACGCATTGCGCCCGTTGCCTGGGAAGAATCACTTGGCCGATCCGTTGTCGCGTATATCGCACCCAAAGAAGACCGCTGCCAGGATGAAATTTATACTGAAGTCTTTGATGAAATCGACGCGCGTTTGACCGCCCCGACAAACTTGCCCTATACATTTCGCATTTACGTCGTCAAGAACGCCCAAGTAAATGCCTTCGCGCTTCCCGGCGGCTATATGGCTATTACAACCGGCTTTCTAAAGCGCGTAAAATCCGCCGAGCAAATCGCCGGTGTAATCGCACACGAGATGCAACATGTCGTGCAAAGACACGGCACCCGGGCCGTCTTGCGCGAAATGTCCACGCGCGCACTTATTGCAGCGATTTCCGGTGGTGGCGAAGGTTTGGACTACGTGCTTGACGGAGCCGCCCTGGTGGGTGCCCTGCGTTTTTCAAGAGACCACGAGTCTTCTGCTGATATCGAAGGCATGAAAATGATTCTTGATGCGAATATTGACCCAAAAGGAATGGTCGAAGCATTTGAAATCCTTCTCGAAATAATGGGAGATATGCCAGATGGTCTGGTCTATGCTTCAACCCACCCCTTGACAAAAAATCGCATTCGTTCACTATCGCCCTATTTAGATTCCCTGAAAGTCGATCCCATTCCAATCGTCTCCGACTCAACCTGGGCGCGTTTCGCGCAAGCAATTCGCGCAGGCCAGTGTAAGCGAGCGGATGAACAGAAGGCGCCCACAACGCAGAAAAGCGAGTGATCGGCGCAGCACAACATAGCGCAAAGGAGCAAAAAATGTCGAACTCCCGTCCGAATGTCCTCTGGCTTTTTCTCGAAGATGTGAACCCGTGGATGAGTTGTTATGGCGACCAGACCATACAAACGCCGAATATAGACGCGCTCGCCGCTTCGGGCATAAAATTTGATCGGGCGTATCAAACCTCTGGCGTATGCTCGCCTTCTCGCTCGGCAACAATTACCGGGATGTATCAAACCACCATAGGCGCGCACAACCACAACAGCTCATACCCCCTTTTACCCGAAGGGATAAAGACAATACCCGAGTATTTTCGAGACGCCGGATATTACACATTTAACGAAGGCAAAACGCATTATAACTTTGTCTTTGAATTAGATGTTTTATTTAACCACCATGGGAGCATGGATTTCAAAGGGGCAGAAAACGGAAGCGATTGGTCCGGATGTCCCCCTGGTCAACCGTTCTTCGGACAAATTCAGCTTCGAGGTGGCAAAAGCATTGGATTGCTCAAAGGACCGGGCATCGATCCCGCCTCAGTACCTGTGCCATCATTTTATCCCGATCACGAAATCATCCGCAGAGAAATTGCCCTACACTACGATTGTATCCTGCACACAGACCGACAGGTGGGATGGATTCTGGAACGACTACAAGAAGATGGATTGCGCGAAAATACGATCATATTTTTATTTAGCGATCACGGGATGCGGTTGCCGCGGCACAAGCAATTTATTTACGAAGGTGGTCACAAAATCCCATTGATAATTTCATGGCAGGGCAATACAGATATCGTAACCCCCGGAAGCGTGCGCTCCGACCTCGTCAGCGGCATTGATATCGGTCCCACCTCCCTCGCGCTCGCTGGCCTCGGTGTGCCCGATTACATGGAAGGTCAAAATCTGTTTGGCGAACACTTTGTCGAGCGCGACTACGTGATTGCGGCAAAAGACCGCTGCGATTTTACAATAGATCGCATGCGCACGGTGCGCACCCAGCGGTATCGCTATGTGCGGAACTTTATGACAGATCGCCCTTTTATGCAGGCGCAGTACCGCGATGGATCGGATTATATGGAACTGATACGTTCCATGCACGCCAACGACGAACTCACGCCCGAGCAGGCATTCTTCTGGGCAAAAGAACGCATCGCAGAAGAATTTTACGATTGTGACGCCGATCCCGAAGAGGTGAACAATCTCGTAGATGATCCAGACCACGCCGAAGCCTTGCAATACCACCGCGATATTCTGAAACAGTGGATTGCCCAGACCGATGACCAGGGCCAATATCCCGAACCCGCAATCGGCTTGCGATGGGTGCTGAAACAGTGGGGAGATAAGTGTGTAAATCCAGAATATGATACAATAAAAAAGGAGACACAATGACCAGACCAAATATTCTCGTGATCTTGACCGACGATCAGGGTTGGGGCGATTTGAGTGTACACGGCAACACAAATCTCAACACGCCAAATGTGGATTCTCTCGCACGAGATGGCGCACTATTCGACCGGTTTTACGTCTGCCCGGTATGCGCGCCCACGCGGGCAGAGTTTTTGACGGGACGCTATCATCTGCGCGGCGGTGTCCACGGCGTGAGTACTGGTGCCGAGCGACTAAACCTCGATGAGACCACCATTGCCGATGTGTTCAAAGCCGCCGGATACGCCACGGGTGCTTATGGCAAGTGGCACAATGGCACGCAACATCCCTATCATCCAAACGCACGGGGATTTGACGAGTTTTTTGGGTTCTGTTCCGGACACTGGGGACAATATTTTGATGCCGAACTCGAACACAATGGCGAACTCACGCGCGGAAAGGGATACCTGCCCGATGAGTGTACAGACCGCGCGATGGATTTTATGACAGCAAATGTCGAACGCGATCAACCGTTCTTCTGTTATCTCCCCTACAATATCCCACACACACCATTTCAGGTACCCGACGAGTTTTACGATCCATTCCGCGATAAACCGATTGAGATGCGGGCGACCAATCCCGACCAGGAAGAAATAGTCCGCACGCGGGCGGCACTCGCCCTGTGTGAAAACATCGATTGGAATGTGGGGCGATTGCTGGACAAACTCGACGAATTGGAAATCGCGGAAGACACTATTGTATTTTATTTTGGAGATAATGGGCCCAATGGCGCGCGATGGAATGGTGGGATGAAAGGCACAAAAGGATCAACAGATGAAGGCGGCGTGCGCGTGGCGGGATTGATGCGTTGGAAAGGTCATATCCAAGCTGGTACAGTAATTGAAGAAATCGCCGGGGCGATTGATCTATTGCCCACATTTGCCGACCTTGCGGGTATCGACCTAAAAGTCGAAAAACCCCTGGAAGGACGCAGCCTCAAACCCCTGCTATTGGGCGAAGATGTCGAATGGTCTGACCGCATCATCCTATCACATCAGCGGGCACAATTGAGCGCACGCAATCAGCGATTCCGATTGGACATAGAAGGCAAGTTATACGATATGGTCGCCGATGGTGGGCAGACAACAGATGTGTCAAAAGAACATCCCGATGTTCACGCAGAATTGTCAGATGCAGTAGCAAAATATCACGCCGAAGTCTTGCCTGTAAACGACGACCGCCCCTTTGCCACGGGCTACTGGAAAACGACCCGCTTGCCCGCGCGAGATGGCGTGCATCACGGCACAGTCCAGCGCAGTGCAGGCGCGCCCAACTGTTCTTATTTCACGCATTGGACACAAGTGGGTGATCGGATGACCTGGGATATCGAAGTCGGCACAACCGGCGACTATGAAGCAGCGGTTTATTATA from the Gemmatimonadota bacterium genome contains:
- a CDS encoding dihydrodipicolinate synthase family protein; the encoded protein is MSSDTFRGVLTIPSTPFKQNGDVDWGDLKRVLDFCITCGAHGIVWPVNASSFPVLTDQERLHGMQMVVEHTAGRVPVILGVQGASGNHAAMFARHAQALEADGVIAMAPYIEPIEDEDAMVRYYQGIDREVDMPIFIQNHLRGSELSIDTVVRLINEVEHIEYVKEEVFPPTHMITGLIEQAGPKLKGVFGGASGRYLLLEHPRGVAGQMPGCHITDVVVRLWNALEAGDLKEAKRVYGIMAPLFALETIKGTNYPEILRRRQVIKSSHSRLTTRFPTQDAYDHAALDDILRDLEPLFTWNEKPLLYGPPEWLKDQWTD
- a CDS encoding DUF898 family protein; the encoded protein is MHLKSLSRSTVYFFLLWGSISTSIAQEVSLVSQDTTAAGRWSLIAGTAFLHAGEHPYIDREGSMWWGYQDNVFVLRQNQLSKITVGWPVNAIVQDSTGAMWFFGHHSDSLIVSRYDGIIREITKTQVKWNLIMSPPAVVDGKGRFWMRAHPLYERRSSGGYGIFEYTNNRWVHHTTEAGLRDDRIYDLTVDQKGHLWAATYRSASQYRDGQWHNYGRGDGLSNQKVYRIAIDKNGDIWCTHGNRDDISVYDGDKWRVINTDSGMPFGEVRAALCARDGTFWFGVHYDDITDPEQSGLVRFDGQSWLVLTERDGLPGNHVLKISELLDGKLLLQIRKPTSTVFESDTTPLQISDQALAIFEPDTTQCARVSGYVENRDGIAIDSVAVSLTTSKGHVKASTVTNDQGFYEMRVLPGKYRVQVPDAWGGKRDIVVAPGEVVSGVDIRPFWFANLETRNTVFGLVFLFFVVMVLVGLLYIVIRAFAVQPLKVPELSEAHNPLRLRFHGNGSSLFGIFVINVLFTLLTLGVYYFWGKAKIRRYMHSQTELHNSRFSNHTTGGELCIGWIKAIILIVTIVLISEIPSFFWEDMTHEWITMLAFYGLLLFVFLPLAIVGSLRFRLSRTSYQGIRFSFRGNSKTFFKIYYIGLLKTIFTLGLYYPYFETKIRLFLTRSVQFGTGRFKFFGTGRNLFWYFVLNLLLTPFTLGLCWYWYTALKTRYYWSCTTFEGTSFHSTVVGSRLLLLKVENFILLVISLGLAWPWVAVRNNRFLCDYLVLSDPPDFSSIAQDFSDAGATGEGLSDYLDFEFEF
- a CDS encoding M48 family metallopeptidase; this translates as MARDTHRWHAHFYDGQTAQPHTVQIEVLANGLEIIFSDRPSEIWTYGSFRQTEGFHSGELVRFEKNDTFGQALVIDDVQILEVIRERNPISGFHNPRLRRYRVPLVGFSLVSSVFIIWLLYGHILPVFIDGIARIAPVAWEESLGRSVVAYIAPKEDRCQDEIYTEVFDEIDARLTAPTNLPYTFRIYVVKNAQVNAFALPGGYMAITTGFLKRVKSAEQIAGVIAHEMQHVVQRHGTRAVLREMSTRALIAAISGGGEGLDYVLDGAALVGALRFSRDHESSADIEGMKMILDANIDPKGMVEAFEILLEIMGDMPDGLVYASTHPLTKNRIRSLSPYLDSLKVDPIPIVSDSTWARFAQAIRAGQCKRADEQKAPTTQKSE
- a CDS encoding sulfatase, giving the protein MSNSRPNVLWLFLEDVNPWMSCYGDQTIQTPNIDALAASGIKFDRAYQTSGVCSPSRSATITGMYQTTIGAHNHNSSYPLLPEGIKTIPEYFRDAGYYTFNEGKTHYNFVFELDVLFNHHGSMDFKGAENGSDWSGCPPGQPFFGQIQLRGGKSIGLLKGPGIDPASVPVPSFYPDHEIIRREIALHYDCILHTDRQVGWILERLQEDGLRENTIIFLFSDHGMRLPRHKQFIYEGGHKIPLIISWQGNTDIVTPGSVRSDLVSGIDIGPTSLALAGLGVPDYMEGQNLFGEHFVERDYVIAAKDRCDFTIDRMRTVRTQRYRYVRNFMTDRPFMQAQYRDGSDYMELIRSMHANDELTPEQAFFWAKERIAEEFYDCDADPEEVNNLVDDPDHAEALQYHRDILKQWIAQTDDQGQYPEPAIGLRWVLKQWGDKCVNPEYDTIKKETQ
- a CDS encoding arylsulfatase, whose translation is MTRPNILVILTDDQGWGDLSVHGNTNLNTPNVDSLARDGALFDRFYVCPVCAPTRAEFLTGRYHLRGGVHGVSTGAERLNLDETTIADVFKAAGYATGAYGKWHNGTQHPYHPNARGFDEFFGFCSGHWGQYFDAELEHNGELTRGKGYLPDECTDRAMDFMTANVERDQPFFCYLPYNIPHTPFQVPDEFYDPFRDKPIEMRATNPDQEEIVRTRAALALCENIDWNVGRLLDKLDELEIAEDTIVFYFGDNGPNGARWNGGMKGTKGSTDEGGVRVAGLMRWKGHIQAGTVIEEIAGAIDLLPTFADLAGIDLKVEKPLEGRSLKPLLLGEDVEWSDRIILSHQRAQLSARNQRFRLDIEGKLYDMVADGGQTTDVSKEHPDVHAELSDAVAKYHAEVLPVNDDRPFATGYWKTTRLPARDGVHHGTVQRSAGAPNCSYFTHWTQVGDRMTWDIEVGTTGDYEAAVYYTCPEEDVGSTVELAFHPEHDQTTKVQGQVTDAHDPPLIGAADDRYPRGGESYVKDFEPLTLGTIHLNAGKGTLTLRALDVPHSQVMDVRRVMLTLKE